One region of Lagopus muta isolate bLagMut1 chromosome 13, bLagMut1 primary, whole genome shotgun sequence genomic DNA includes:
- the TSC22D3 gene encoding TSC22 domain family protein 3 isoform X1 translates to MSSSAGEQCRSPVGLDCCNCCLDLVGAGGGENNNPGSPTASGFRQLREQLEGENLNAAKLSSIMRQDSLEPVVRDPCYLLNQGICNRNIDQTLLSILLLFHSASGASVVAIDNKIEQAMDLVKNHLMYAVREEVEVLKEQIKELLEKNSQLERENSLLKTLASPEQLEKFQSRLPSEVLQPQEQSPEPAPPAQHSGGSAV, encoded by the exons ATGTCCTCGTCGGCCGGCGAGCAGTGCCGCTCGCCCGTGGGGTTGGATTGCTGCAACTGCTGCCTGGACCTGGTGGGGGCCGGGGGGGGAGAGAACAACAACCCGGGCAGCCCCACCGCCAGCGGCTTCCGGCAGCTGCGGGAGCAGCTGGAGGGCGAGAACCTGAACGCCGCCAAGCTGAGCTCCATCATGCGCCAGGACTCGCTGGAGCCCGTCGTGCGGGACCCCTGCTACCTCCTCAACCAGGGCATCTGCAACAGGAACATCGACCAGACGCTGCtctccatcctgctgctcttccacaG TGCCTCCGGAGCCAGCGTGGTGGCCATTGACAACAAGATCGAGCAGGCAATG GACCTGGTGAAAAACCACCTGATGTACGCGGTgcgggaggaggtggaggtgctgaaggagcAGATTAAGGAACTGCTGGAGAAGAACTCGCAGCTGGAGCGTGAGAACAGCCTCCTGAAGACCCTGGCCAGCCCCGAGCAGCTGGAGAAGTTCCAGTCACGGCTCCCATCCGAGGTGTTGcagccccaggagcagagcccgGAGCCTGCCCCCCCGGCCCAGCACTCGGGGGGCTCTGCGGTGTAA
- the TSC22D3 gene encoding TSC22 domain family protein 3 isoform X2, with protein MSTGVYHSPMEVAVYQLHNFSISFFSSLLGGDVVSVKLDNSASGASVVAIDNKIEQAMDLVKNHLMYAVREEVEVLKEQIKELLEKNSQLERENSLLKTLASPEQLEKFQSRLPSEVLQPQEQSPEPAPPAQHSGGSAV; from the exons ATGAGCACCGGCGTGTACCACTCCCCCATGGAGGTGGCTGTCTATCAGCTGCACAACTTCTCCAtctccttcttctcctctttgCTCGGGGGGGACGTGGTCTCCGTGAAGCTGGACAACAG TGCCTCCGGAGCCAGCGTGGTGGCCATTGACAACAAGATCGAGCAGGCAATG GACCTGGTGAAAAACCACCTGATGTACGCGGTgcgggaggaggtggaggtgctgaaggagcAGATTAAGGAACTGCTGGAGAAGAACTCGCAGCTGGAGCGTGAGAACAGCCTCCTGAAGACCCTGGCCAGCCCCGAGCAGCTGGAGAAGTTCCAGTCACGGCTCCCATCCGAGGTGTTGcagccccaggagcagagcccgGAGCCTGCCCCCCCGGCCCAGCACTCGGGGGGCTCTGCGGTGTAA
- the LOC125699698 gene encoding uncharacterized protein LOC125699698 translates to MWGECKEEHRRDLHPKDRASLGDMEYTLRTRSLFLESNNILGKGKLRTQHLHGDGWIALGLAAPHPSPIAVPPPALTSTWGCAAGLMESDRSSWDTNRRVFTSLGQHPAGRDVLCREWKIPVASPGAACSPSTQLRPTGLGMPCSVYQHRCARAVARSLAGPWGCLGNQLCRKPAHSWESPPACTGGQAHLRVRWHDVTNVKAIGTWRPSGFRHPKFKAVSPEVCCGALLLPCKQAGLVPLTRHTKITSSALVPLVCCSLAVLLRCSISCDPQKHETGSFLEALFNCGIHSTDPSSCAHGCPHLRPILITHWCPEVPSSFSTPFHGSGFTCRAI, encoded by the coding sequence ATGTGGGGTGAATGCAAAGAGGAACACCGAAGAGATCTCCATCCCAAGGACAGAGCAAGTCTTGGGGACATGGAGTACACCCTCAGGACAAGGTCCTTATTCTTGGAAAGCAATAACATCCTTGGAAAGGGAAAGCTAAGGACACAACATCTCCATGGGGATGGCTGGATCGCCTTGGGCTTAGCAGcaccccatcccagccccattgCTGTGCCACCCCCTGCCTTGACTAGCACCTGGGGTTGTGCAGCAGGACTGATGGAGTCAGACAGAAGCAGCTGGGACACCAACAGACGAGTCTTCACCTCACTGGGTCAGCACCCGGCCGGGCGAGACGTACTGTGCCGAGAGTGGAAAATTCCTGTTGCCTCGCCGggcgctgcctgcagccccagcacacagctgcgTCCCACAGGACTTGGCATGCCCTGCAGTGTTTATCAACACCGTTGCGCAAGGGCCGTGGCACGCAGCTTGGCAGGGCCATGGGGCTGCTTGGGCAACCAGCTCTGCCGAAAGCCAGCACACTCTTGGGAAAGTCCCCCCGCCTGCACGGGCGGCCAGGCACACCTGCGTGTCCGATGGCACGATGTCACCAATGTGAAGGCCATAGGGACCTGGCGGCCATCAGGTTTTCGGCATCCCAAATTCAAGGCAGTGAGCCCTGAGGTTTGCTGCGGAGCTCTTCTCCTCCCTTGCAAACAGGCTGGGCTGGTCCCTCTTACAAGGCACACAAAGATCACCAGTTCAGCACTGGTCCCACTGGTTTGTTGCAGCCTCGCTGTGCTGTTGAGATGCTCCATCTCGTGTGACCCTCAAAAACATGAGACAGGGTCATTCCTTGAGGCACTGTTCAACTGTGGGATCCACAGCACAGATCCCAGCTCATGTGCCCATGGATGCCCCCATCTGAGACCTATCCTCATCACACATTGGTGTCCTGAGGTCCCCAGCAGCTTCTCAACACCTTTCCACGGCTCTGGATTCACCTGCAGGGCTATATAA